In one Rutidosis leptorrhynchoides isolate AG116_Rl617_1_P2 chromosome 8, CSIRO_AGI_Rlap_v1, whole genome shotgun sequence genomic region, the following are encoded:
- the LOC139863465 gene encoding putative anthocyanidin reductase has translation MRIASWYTRGLRIKSRSRMAGAFVYSFQIQLLATQESMVKVGSQPILNEFGNTVTTVSFFLTSIVPFCIRFLLSPVTGDSTLTPILPSVNSRMGSIALVLTEDICKAHLFLMEHDQAHGRYICCTDSFTLSQLVHHFSKVYLSLNSQRVVETKDESVPAEISSKKLKDLGFKYKYNLQEVIHQTVEYCIDYGLLLSSREHTKGVHCHFGA, from the coding sequence ATGAGAATCGCCTCTTGGTACACCCGAGGCCTCAGAATTAAGTCGAGAAGTCGTATGGCTGGTGCCTTTGTATATAGCTTTCAAATTCAACTTTTAGCAACTCAAGAATCCATGGTTAAAGTGGGTTCACAACCCATTCTCAATGAGTTTGGAAACACTGTGACTACTGTTTCCTTCTTTCTCACTTCGATAGTCCCATTTTGCATTCGTTTTCTTCTTTCTCCGGTAACAGGTGATTCCACACTCACACCTATATTACCATCTGTGAATTCTAGAATGGGTTCAATTGCATTAGTTCTTACCGAAGACATATGCAAAGCTCACTTGTTCCTCATGGAACATGATCAAGCACATGGAAGATACATATGTTGCACTGATAGTTTTACTTTGTCTCAATTGGTTCATCATTTTTCAAAAGTTTATCTTTCCCTTAATTCACAAAGAGTTGTAGAGACAAAAGATGAATCAGTCCCTGCTGAAATATCTTCAAAGAAGTTGAAAGATTTGGGCTTTAAGTACAAGTATAACTTGCAAGAAGTTATACATCAAACTGTTGAATATTGCATTGACTATGGTCTCTTACTTTCTTCTAGAGAACACACAAAGGGTGTACATTGCCACTTTGGTGCATAA